In Tepidimonas taiwanensis, the following are encoded in one genomic region:
- the coxB gene encoding cytochrome c oxidase subunit II gives MKQSGEARRWRGAGVWNGARHGVQTALLAAGVWWTNAVRAAVNDLPGGPAVNQLNFHPPATRIAEEQHWLHWFMLAICATIFVVVFGIMFYSIAKHRKSVGHQAKELPEPIWVELGWTIVPLLIVIGMALPATKVIVAQKDTTNSDLTIKVVGMQWKWGYEYLKGEGEGIQFLSTLDPQHRVWADSGNPPPTDDYLLKVDNPLVVPVGKKVRIITTANDVIHAWMVPAFGVKQDAIPGFVRDTWFRAEKTGDFYGQCAELCGKEHAFMPIHVKVVTQEEYSAWVAKQQQAMAAKADDPNKEWTQAELLARGEKVYAANCAACHQANGKGAGPIKALDGSAIVTDADHGKMIQILLNGAGNGAMPAWKQLSDVELAAVMTYAKNSWSNNTGQVVQPKEVLAARQ, from the coding sequence ATGAAGCAGTCTGGTGAAGCACGGCGCTGGCGAGGGGCCGGTGTCTGGAACGGGGCGCGGCACGGCGTCCAGACGGCCTTGCTGGCCGCCGGGGTCTGGTGGACGAACGCGGTGCGCGCCGCCGTCAACGACCTGCCGGGCGGCCCGGCGGTCAACCAGCTCAACTTCCATCCACCAGCGACGCGCATCGCCGAGGAGCAGCACTGGCTGCACTGGTTCATGCTCGCGATCTGCGCCACGATCTTCGTGGTCGTGTTCGGCATCATGTTCTACTCGATCGCCAAGCACCGCAAGTCCGTCGGGCACCAGGCGAAGGAACTGCCCGAACCGATCTGGGTGGAGCTGGGCTGGACCATCGTGCCGCTGCTGATCGTCATCGGCATGGCGCTGCCCGCGACCAAGGTCATCGTGGCCCAGAAGGACACGACCAACAGCGACCTGACCATCAAGGTGGTCGGTATGCAGTGGAAGTGGGGGTACGAGTATCTGAAGGGCGAGGGCGAAGGCATCCAGTTCCTCTCGACGCTGGACCCGCAACACCGCGTCTGGGCCGACTCCGGCAACCCGCCGCCCACCGACGACTACCTCCTGAAAGTCGACAACCCGCTGGTCGTGCCAGTGGGCAAAAAGGTGCGCATCATCACGACCGCCAACGACGTGATCCACGCGTGGATGGTGCCGGCGTTCGGCGTCAAGCAGGACGCGATTCCCGGCTTCGTGCGCGACACGTGGTTCCGCGCCGAGAAGACGGGTGACTTCTACGGCCAGTGCGCCGAATTGTGCGGCAAGGAGCACGCCTTCATGCCGATCCACGTGAAGGTGGTGACGCAGGAAGAGTACAGCGCGTGGGTGGCCAAGCAGCAGCAGGCCATGGCGGCCAAGGCCGACGACCCCAACAAGGAGTGGACGCAGGCCGAGCTGCTCGCACGCGGCGAGAAGGTGTACGCGGCCAACTGCGCCGCCTGCCACCAGGCCAACGGCAAGGGGGCTGGTCCGATCAAGGCGCTGGATGGCTCGGCCATCGTCACCGACGCGGACCATGGCAAGATGATCCAGATCCTGCTCAACGGCGCGGGCAACGGCGCGATGCCCGCGTGGAAGCAGCTCTCTGACGTCGAGCTGGCGGCGGTGATGACCTACGCGAAAAACAGCTGGTCGAACAACACCGGCCAGGTCGTGCAGCCGAAGGAAGTGCTGGCGGCGCGTCAGTGA
- a CDS encoding DUF2244 domain-containing protein, whose amino-acid sequence MRRRSVAWCSGRCGPRSLPVVPDGGSVDGSAGAGPSAATARLRWCFRRNCALTPRQCAWAFALAAGASLAVSSAFWALGAQLVLPFAVLETVALGWAFVWYARHATDREVLEWDGRRLLVECEQGGAVVRHELVRPGLQVLEADDGGLVELHVGPKVVRVGRHARPEERRQLARELRRALCVA is encoded by the coding sequence ATGCGTCGCCGCTCGGTCGCGTGGTGCTCGGGCCGGTGCGGCCCCAGGAGTCTTCCGGTGGTACCCGATGGTGGATCGGTCGATGGGTCGGCGGGTGCTGGCCCGTCGGCGGCGACAGCGCGTCTGCGCTGGTGTTTCCGACGCAACTGTGCGTTGACACCGCGGCAATGTGCGTGGGCCTTCGCGTTGGCCGCGGGGGCGTCGCTCGCGGTCTCGTCGGCCTTCTGGGCGCTGGGGGCGCAGCTCGTGCTGCCGTTTGCCGTGCTGGAGACGGTGGCGCTCGGGTGGGCGTTCGTCTGGTACGCGCGCCACGCCACGGACCGGGAGGTGCTCGAGTGGGACGGCCGGCGTTTGCTGGTGGAATGCGAGCAGGGGGGCGCGGTGGTGCGGCACGAGCTGGTGCGCCCGGGGCTGCAGGTATTGGAGGCGGACGACGGCGGGCTGGTGGAGTTGCACGTCGGCCCGAAGGTGGTGCGGGTCGGGCGGCACGCGCGGCCGGAGGAGCGGCGCCAGCTGGCGCGGGAGTTGCGGCGCGCGCTGTGCGTGGCATGA
- a CDS encoding methyltransferase domain-containing protein produces the protein MTDPATPAAADRRPELDPVATARWRARVPPASPWLHETVGARMAQRLDWIKAQPQAWISWSPLLAGEQAHRAVAQRYPQARVWLAGELAAATRARWQAGGTPWWRRWARRPADTVPPVAGVLAEGDAPPEPIGLVWANMALHAVADPQRWLRQWHAWLAVDGFLMFSCLGPDTAKELRALHAAHGWPAPAPAYVDMHDWGDWLVATGYAEPVMDMERLTLAYPNAERLLADLRETGRNWHGGRFPALRARQWRARWLRAVEEGLPRNADGHLCLTVEVVYGHAWRPAPRRAAGGETAVPLERLREALRRGGAHPPRGSSP, from the coding sequence ATGACCGATCCCGCCACCCCTGCCGCCGCGGACCGCCGGCCTGAACTCGACCCCGTGGCCACCGCACGCTGGCGAGCGCGGGTTCCGCCGGCAAGTCCCTGGCTGCACGAAACCGTCGGGGCGCGCATGGCCCAGCGGCTGGACTGGATCAAGGCGCAGCCACAGGCGTGGATCAGCTGGTCGCCGCTGCTTGCAGGGGAGCAGGCGCACCGCGCGGTGGCGCAGCGCTACCCGCAGGCGCGGGTATGGCTGGCGGGGGAGTTGGCGGCGGCCACACGGGCCCGCTGGCAGGCCGGGGGCACTCCCTGGTGGCGCCGCTGGGCGCGGCGTCCGGCCGACACGGTGCCGCCGGTGGCGGGGGTGTTGGCCGAGGGGGACGCGCCGCCCGAGCCGATCGGGCTCGTGTGGGCGAACATGGCGCTGCACGCGGTGGCCGACCCGCAGCGCTGGCTGCGCCAGTGGCATGCGTGGCTCGCGGTCGACGGGTTTCTGATGTTTTCGTGCCTGGGGCCCGATACGGCCAAGGAGCTGCGCGCGCTGCACGCGGCGCACGGCTGGCCCGCGCCGGCGCCCGCCTACGTGGACATGCACGATTGGGGCGACTGGCTCGTCGCGACGGGTTATGCGGAGCCGGTGATGGACATGGAGCGTCTGACGCTCGCCTACCCGAACGCCGAGCGGCTGCTGGCCGACCTGCGCGAAACGGGCCGCAACTGGCACGGGGGGCGTTTTCCCGCACTGCGCGCCCGGCAATGGCGCGCACGCTGGCTGCGCGCGGTCGAGGAGGGGTTGCCGCGCAACGCGGACGGCCACCTGTGCCTGACGGTCGAGGTGGTCTACGGCCACGCGTGGCGGCCGGCCCCCCGGCGCGCGGCGGGGGGCGAGACAGCGGTGCCGCTGGAGCGCCTGCGCGAGGCGCTGCGCCGTGGCGGCGCACACCCTCCCCGGGGGAGTTCCCCCTGA
- a CDS encoding ComF family protein, which produces MLARVDYAYPWDAWIRALKSRGAPGLARTLAALWLDDPTLRTRLAEADLWTPIPLAPARLAERGYNQSWVLMRALARLTATPPGEPTLLARNPDAPILHHLDASARRQQMHHLIRVSPVAAARVRGRHVLVVDDVMTTGTTLRAATWALRAAGARAVSALVVARTPPPDSGVE; this is translated from the coding sequence GTGCTCGCCCGTGTCGATTACGCCTACCCATGGGACGCATGGATCCGGGCGCTGAAGTCGCGCGGCGCGCCCGGCCTCGCGCGGACGCTTGCGGCGCTGTGGCTGGACGACCCCACCCTGCGCACGCGATTGGCCGAGGCGGATCTCTGGACGCCCATCCCGCTGGCACCAGCCCGACTGGCCGAGCGCGGGTACAACCAGTCGTGGGTGCTGATGCGAGCGCTGGCCCGGCTCACCGCCACGCCACCGGGCGAGCCGACGCTGCTGGCGCGCAACCCCGACGCCCCGATCTTGCACCACCTGGACGCCTCGGCCCGCCGTCAGCAGATGCACCACCTGATCCGCGTTTCCCCCGTAGCAGCGGCACGCGTGCGCGGCCGGCACGTGCTGGTGGTCGACGACGTCATGACCACCGGCACAACGCTGCGCGCCGCGACGTGGGCGCTGCGCGCGGCGGGGGCCCGCGCGGTCAGCGCGCTGGTCGTCGCGCGCACGCCACCGCCGGATAGCGGGGTGGAATAA
- a CDS encoding tRNA (cytidine(34)-2'-O)-methyltransferase, whose product MFHIVLVAPEIPPNTGNVIRLCANTGCTLHLVEPLGFSMEDKLLRRAGLDYHEYATVRRHTSWTELVASERPSPARTFALTTRGTRNAFATSFAAGDWFVFGSESRGLDPTVLAWFAPAQRLRLPMRPGQRSLNLSNAVAVVAFEAWRQLGFAGATPAAPDQA is encoded by the coding sequence ATGTTCCACATCGTCCTCGTCGCGCCGGAAATCCCACCCAACACCGGCAACGTGATCCGCCTGTGCGCCAACACCGGCTGCACGCTGCACCTCGTCGAGCCGCTCGGGTTTTCGATGGAAGACAAACTGCTGCGCCGTGCCGGGCTCGACTACCACGAGTACGCCACGGTGCGGCGGCACACCTCATGGACGGAATTGGTGGCGAGCGAGCGACCCTCGCCGGCGCGCACCTTCGCGCTGACCACGCGGGGGACGCGCAACGCCTTCGCCACGTCGTTCGCGGCGGGGGACTGGTTCGTTTTCGGCAGCGAATCGCGCGGACTCGACCCGACGGTGCTGGCGTGGTTCGCCCCGGCGCAGCGCCTGCGGCTGCCGATGCGGCCGGGCCAGCGCAGCCTCAACCTCTCCAACGCCGTGGCGGTGGTGGCGTTCGAGGCGTGGCGCCAACTCGGCTTCGCTGGCGCCACGCCGGCCGCCCCCGATCAGGCGTAG
- a CDS encoding MaoC family dehydratase translates to MKTFESIDALEAAVGSEVALTDWMPITQDRINRFADATDDHQWIHVDAERAAQGPFGRTIAHGFLTLSLLPKWMGEAVQVRGVRMAINYGTDRVRFTAPVREGSRVRARFVLQSLQRLAPAVAHLCWRATVEIEGEDKPACVADFLVRYYA, encoded by the coding sequence ATGAAAACCTTCGAATCGATCGACGCGCTGGAAGCGGCCGTGGGCAGCGAGGTGGCGCTGACCGACTGGATGCCCATCACACAGGATCGCATCAACCGTTTCGCCGACGCCACCGACGACCACCAATGGATCCACGTCGACGCCGAGCGGGCGGCGCAGGGGCCGTTCGGGCGCACGATCGCGCACGGGTTCCTGACGCTGTCGCTGCTGCCCAAGTGGATGGGCGAGGCGGTGCAGGTGCGCGGGGTGCGCATGGCCATCAACTACGGCACGGATCGCGTACGCTTCACCGCTCCGGTGCGCGAGGGCAGCCGCGTGCGTGCGCGTTTCGTGCTGCAGTCGCTGCAGCGCCTCGCCCCCGCCGTTGCGCACCTGTGCTGGCGCGCGACCGTCGAGATCGAGGGCGAGGACAAACCGGCCTGCGTGGCGGACTTCCTGGTGCGTTACTACGCCTGA
- a CDS encoding DUF1841 family protein, with protein sequence MFTPSQADVRRFFCGAFDKGQRGLPLEPLETLAYEWMLRHPEYHGALADLEAALRSMTDVDPARDNPFLHLSMHLSISEQCSIDQPPGIRQAVELLAARRGSLHAAHHEVMECLGRMLWESQVNGRPPDGQAYLAEVRRRATGA encoded by the coding sequence ATGTTCACTCCTTCGCAAGCCGACGTGCGGCGCTTTTTCTGCGGGGCGTTCGACAAGGGGCAGCGGGGCCTGCCGCTCGAGCCGCTGGAGACGCTCGCCTACGAATGGATGCTGCGCCACCCGGAGTACCACGGCGCGCTCGCCGACCTGGAGGCCGCGCTGCGCTCGATGACGGACGTCGACCCGGCGCGGGACAACCCGTTTCTGCACCTGTCGATGCATCTGAGCATCAGTGAACAATGCTCGATCGACCAGCCCCCGGGCATCCGGCAGGCGGTGGAGCTGCTCGCCGCGCGCCGTGGCTCGCTGCACGCGGCGCACCACGAGGTGATGGAGTGCCTCGGCCGCATGCTGTGGGAGAGCCAGGTGAACGGCCGCCCGCCCGACGGGCAGGCCTATCTGGCGGAGGTGCGCCGCCGCGCCACCGGGGCCTGA
- a CDS encoding transglycosylase SLT domain-containing protein — MTPCIDTREMLPVDVPAAARAPSRLAPARVAARIWAAARHGMALVGLATLATLALLAAHPELRADVQRALVAGWTADDVADAVSLVTDGNEDISDRVLAADLQALPPEQARVAQWLARKYRVASEPIGALVAEAYQLGPQLRLDPALILAVMAIESRFNPFAASPWGAHGLMQVHTRVHADKFEALGGTLAVFDPLSNLRVGAAILQDAVRRAGSIPGGLRLYVGAVTSDGADYIVKVLSEYERLKRVHGGQRVPFQAAMPLPEGILPPAVPVTPTVPGASRDDRGSALEADAAPRAPAAGPQAS, encoded by the coding sequence ATGACCCCGTGCATCGACACCCGGGAGATGCTCCCGGTCGACGTGCCCGCGGCGGCCCGCGCGCCATCGCGTCTCGCACCTGCGCGCGTCGCGGCCCGGATCTGGGCCGCCGCGCGGCATGGCATGGCCTTGGTCGGCTTGGCGACGCTGGCGACGCTGGCGCTGTTGGCCGCCCACCCGGAACTGCGCGCCGACGTGCAGCGGGCGCTGGTGGCGGGCTGGACCGCGGATGACGTCGCCGACGCCGTGTCCCTCGTCACCGACGGGAACGAGGACATCAGCGACCGCGTGCTAGCCGCCGACCTTCAGGCCCTGCCGCCGGAACAGGCGCGCGTGGCGCAGTGGCTGGCGCGCAAATACCGGGTCGCCAGCGAGCCGATCGGCGCTCTCGTCGCAGAGGCGTACCAGCTCGGGCCGCAGCTGCGGCTCGACCCCGCGCTCATCCTCGCGGTCATGGCGATCGAATCGCGCTTCAACCCCTTCGCCGCCAGCCCGTGGGGTGCGCACGGGCTGATGCAGGTGCACACGCGCGTCCACGCCGACAAGTTCGAGGCGCTGGGCGGCACCCTCGCGGTGTTCGACCCGCTGAGCAACCTGCGCGTGGGCGCCGCGATCCTGCAGGACGCGGTGCGCCGCGCCGGCTCGATCCCGGGCGGGCTGCGGCTGTACGTCGGCGCCGTCACGAGCGATGGCGCGGACTACATCGTCAAGGTGCTGTCGGAGTACGAGCGGCTCAAGCGCGTGCACGGCGGCCAGCGTGTGCCGTTCCAGGCGGCGATGCCGCTGCCCGAAGGCATACTGCCGCCAGCGGTGCCGGTGACGCCAACGGTTCCTGGCGCGTCGCGTGATGACAGGGGCAGTGCCCTCGAGGCAGACGCGGCGCCGCGCGCCCCGGCCGCGGGCCCGCAGGCCTCTTGA
- the glyA gene encoding serine hydroxymethyltransferase — MFDRNILIEQTDPELWAAIQAENRRQEAHIELIASENYASPAVMAAQGTQLTNKYAEGYPGRRYYGGCEHVDVAEQLAIDRVKQLFGAEAANVQPHCGASANEAVFLAFLKPGDTIMGMSLAEGGHLTHGMALNMSGKWFNVISYGLNDREEIDYDAMEAKARAHRPKLIIAGASAYSLRIDFERFARVAREIGAIFMVDMAHYAGLIAAGVYPNPVPHADVVTSTTHKSLRGPRGGIILMKAEHEKAINSAVFPGLQGGPLMHVIAAKAVAFKEALSPAFKTYQQQVVRNAQAMAETLQARGLRIVSGRTESHVMLVDLRAKGITGKEAEAVLGQAHITVNKNAIPNDPEKPMVTSGIRLGTPAMTTRGFGEAEARQTAHLIADVLDDPRNPTTIERVRAQVAELTARFPVYG, encoded by the coding sequence ATGTTCGACCGCAACATCCTCATCGAGCAAACCGACCCCGAACTGTGGGCCGCGATCCAGGCCGAAAACCGCCGCCAGGAAGCCCACATCGAACTCATCGCCAGCGAAAACTACGCCTCGCCGGCCGTGATGGCCGCGCAGGGCACGCAGCTGACCAACAAATACGCCGAAGGCTATCCCGGGCGGCGCTACTATGGTGGCTGCGAGCACGTGGACGTGGCCGAGCAGCTCGCGATCGACCGCGTCAAGCAGCTCTTCGGGGCCGAGGCGGCCAACGTCCAGCCGCACTGCGGCGCCAGCGCCAACGAGGCGGTGTTTCTTGCGTTCCTCAAGCCTGGCGACACCATCATGGGCATGAGCCTGGCCGAAGGCGGCCACCTCACGCACGGCATGGCGCTGAACATGTCGGGCAAGTGGTTCAACGTCATCAGCTACGGCCTCAACGACCGAGAGGAGATCGACTACGACGCGATGGAGGCCAAGGCGCGCGCGCACCGGCCCAAACTGATCATCGCCGGGGCGAGCGCCTACAGCCTGCGCATCGACTTCGAGCGCTTCGCCCGCGTCGCGCGCGAAATCGGCGCCATCTTCATGGTGGACATGGCGCACTACGCCGGCCTGATCGCGGCGGGCGTCTACCCGAACCCGGTGCCGCACGCCGACGTCGTCACCTCCACGACGCACAAGAGCCTGCGCGGCCCGCGCGGCGGCATCATCCTGATGAAGGCCGAGCACGAAAAGGCCATCAACAGCGCGGTCTTCCCCGGCCTGCAGGGTGGGCCGCTGATGCACGTCATCGCCGCCAAGGCCGTCGCGTTCAAAGAGGCGCTGTCGCCCGCGTTCAAGACCTACCAGCAGCAAGTCGTCCGCAACGCGCAGGCGATGGCCGAGACGCTGCAGGCGCGCGGCCTGCGCATCGTGAGCGGCCGCACCGAAAGCCACGTGATGCTCGTCGACCTGCGCGCCAAGGGCATCACCGGTAAGGAGGCCGAGGCGGTGCTCGGCCAGGCGCACATCACCGTCAACAAAAACGCCATCCCCAACGACCCGGAAAAGCCGATGGTCACCAGCGGCATCCGCCTGGGCACGCCCGCGATGACCACGCGCGGGTTCGGCGAGGCGGAGGCGCGCCAGACCGCACACCTGATCGCCGACGTGCTCGACGATCCGCGCAACCCGACCACGATCGAGCGGGTGCGCGCGCAGGTGGCGGAGCTGACGGCGCGCTTCCCCGTCTACGGCTGA
- the nrdR gene encoding transcriptional regulator NrdR codes for MKCPFCGHGDTQVVETRESDDGAFVRRRRRCGGCERRFTTYERPEVTFPQVVKKDGRRVDYDPAKLRASIALALRKRPIATAQIDAAIARIEEKLLAEPTREVPSQRLGEWVMEELHQLDQVAYVRFASVYRSFEDVDAFRTLIDEVRR; via the coding sequence ATGAAGTGCCCCTTCTGCGGACACGGCGACACCCAGGTGGTTGAGACGCGCGAGTCCGACGACGGGGCCTTCGTGCGCCGGCGCCGCCGCTGCGGTGGCTGCGAGCGGCGCTTCACCACCTATGAGCGGCCGGAGGTCACGTTCCCGCAGGTGGTCAAGAAGGACGGCCGGCGCGTCGACTACGACCCGGCGAAACTGCGCGCCAGCATCGCGCTGGCGCTGCGCAAGCGCCCCATCGCCACGGCGCAGATCGACGCCGCCATCGCGCGCATCGAGGAAAAGCTCCTCGCCGAACCGACGCGCGAGGTGCCCTCGCAGCGGCTGGGCGAGTGGGTCATGGAGGAGCTACACCAGCTCGACCAGGTGGCCTACGTGCGTTTTGCCAGCGTCTACCGCAGCTTCGAGGACGTCGACGCCTTCAGGACCCTGATCGACGAGGTGCGTCGTTGA
- a CDS encoding sensor histidine kinase codes for MLATVAAVMMAPLGHAWMVAYRVPPGTDPLRHTAWVLMWLAMAALWEAWQRQRLLPALVNARLQALHARMQPHFLFNSLNSVLALIRRDPERAETLLEDLAELYRALLKEPRHQVTLAEELALARSYLAVEQARLGERLAVQWRVDAAPMDALLPSLTLQPLVENAVVHGVEPRLRGGCVTVEAFADASQLVLFVRNPIVDADRPAAQGHGIALNNLRERLALHHGASARLRVYESDGEFVAQVSVPLKRKAATEPSTLNDAPRRSGS; via the coding sequence GTGCTTGCCACTGTCGCGGCGGTGATGATGGCCCCGTTGGGGCATGCCTGGATGGTAGCGTACCGGGTACCGCCCGGTACAGACCCGTTGCGGCACACGGCGTGGGTGCTGATGTGGCTGGCGATGGCGGCTTTATGGGAGGCTTGGCAGCGGCAGCGCCTGTTGCCGGCCTTGGTCAACGCCCGTCTGCAAGCGCTGCACGCGCGCATGCAACCGCACTTTTTGTTCAACAGCCTCAACAGTGTGCTGGCGCTGATCCGTCGCGACCCTGAGCGCGCGGAGACTTTGTTGGAGGATTTGGCCGAGTTGTATCGCGCGCTGTTGAAGGAGCCGCGCCATCAAGTCACGTTGGCTGAGGAGCTTGCGTTGGCGCGGTCGTACTTGGCGGTGGAGCAAGCGCGGCTGGGGGAGCGTTTGGCGGTGCAGTGGCGGGTGGACGCCGCCCCGATGGATGCGCTGCTGCCTTCGCTGACGCTGCAACCCCTCGTCGAAAACGCCGTGGTCCACGGCGTGGAACCACGCTTGCGCGGTGGGTGTGTGACGGTGGAGGCGTTTGCTGACGCGTCACAGCTCGTGCTGTTTGTGCGCAACCCCATCGTGGATGCCGATCGCCCGGCGGCGCAGGGCCATGGCATCGCCCTGAACAACCTGCGGGAGCGGCTCGCGCTGCACCATGGCGCGTCGGCACGGTTGCGGGTATACGAGTCAGATGGCGAGTTTGTCGCGCAAGTCAGCGTGCCTCTGAAACGAAAGGCGGCTACCGAGCCGTCGACGCTCAACGACGCACCTCGTCGATCAGGGTCCTGA
- a CDS encoding GspH/FimT family pseudopilin, which produces MNGAACLGPRAALAGITLVEILAITALVAILVCSAAGMLQSLWRRWALQQAAQLWVSDMNAARYHAVAKSLLVTVCPSVDGQRCAPEQGWSVGWIVFEDGDGDGRRSVPHEVLLRQRPASRVWARSQLRGAVTVGRYVMYTPQGRSRLHTGAFQAGSLVACDDSGRFGMRLVMNAAGRWRQEALSAGECS; this is translated from the coding sequence ATGAACGGTGCTGCGTGTCTTGGGCCACGTGCGGCGTTGGCGGGGATAACGCTGGTCGAGATCCTCGCCATCACAGCGCTGGTGGCGATCCTCGTCTGCAGCGCGGCGGGGATGCTGCAATCGCTGTGGCGGCGATGGGCTTTGCAGCAAGCGGCGCAGCTGTGGGTCAGCGATATGAATGCCGCGCGCTATCATGCGGTGGCCAAGTCCCTGTTGGTCACGGTGTGTCCCAGTGTGGACGGGCAGCGCTGCGCCCCCGAGCAGGGGTGGTCCGTCGGGTGGATCGTGTTCGAGGACGGCGATGGGGATGGGCGGCGCTCGGTGCCTCACGAGGTGTTGTTGCGCCAGCGGCCCGCCTCGCGCGTGTGGGCACGCAGTCAGTTGCGCGGTGCTGTGACGGTTGGTCGGTACGTCATGTATACCCCGCAGGGCCGGTCGCGGCTACACACAGGCGCTTTTCAGGCGGGCAGTCTGGTTGCGTGTGACGATTCGGGGCGTTTTGGCATGCGTTTGGTAATGAATGCTGCGGGGCGTTGGCGACAGGAGGCGTTGAGTGCGGGCGAGTGCAGCTGA
- a CDS encoding GspH/FimT family pseudopilin, whose product MPQSVHHRRARSVGLTLVEVMVVVAILAIIAAIAGPNLRPLVQRWRVDATANELASGLRLARQEALRRNNGVEFCTVNNVYLVRTVNTAPPDIKQETLRNDINVQSNVPPNNGLSCITYRGDGFPRSGLAPGTRPTWTVTTGAAARSVCVTPARIEVVNGNCP is encoded by the coding sequence ATGCCGCAATCCGTTCATCACCGTCGCGCTCGCTCAGTCGGTCTGACCCTCGTCGAGGTCATGGTCGTCGTTGCCATTTTGGCCATCATCGCCGCCATCGCCGGCCCCAATCTCCGGCCATTGGTGCAGCGTTGGCGCGTCGACGCAACCGCCAATGAATTGGCCAGCGGGCTGCGCTTGGCGCGGCAAGAGGCCCTGCGCCGTAACAATGGCGTCGAATTCTGCACCGTCAACAACGTGTATTTGGTGCGCACCGTCAATACCGCCCCGCCCGATATCAAACAAGAAACTTTGCGCAACGACATCAACGTGCAGAGCAACGTCCCGCCAAACAACGGTCTGTCCTGTATTACCTATCGGGGCGATGGCTTCCCACGCAGCGGTCTCGCGCCCGGCACCCGCCCCACCTGGACCGTGACCACCGGGGCCGCTGCGCGATCGGTGTGCGTCACGCCAGCCCGCATCGAGGTCGTCAACGGCAATTGCCCCTGA
- a CDS encoding type IV pilus modification PilV family protein: MYPIHTFSHQRGSTLIETMVAVLLVAIGIVGMAALQAKTLRNAYSSQQRQQAVLNIHSLFESMQAAVDNRPVGQSIQNALAPFNLARTCAVPQAANTPATQWLASLKQTIGANADNDGVCGTITCQTVQRGNPARTVTECTATVEWNDEGGSNDRSANARNPRQTSLQSTIAF, translated from the coding sequence ATGTATCCCATCCACACTTTCTCGCATCAACGCGGCTCCACCCTCATCGAAACCATGGTGGCCGTGCTCCTTGTGGCCATCGGCATAGTCGGAATGGCTGCGCTGCAGGCCAAAACACTGCGCAACGCCTACAGCAGCCAGCAGCGCCAACAGGCGGTACTCAACATCCACAGTCTATTTGAATCGATGCAAGCCGCGGTCGACAATCGGCCGGTCGGGCAAAGCATTCAAAACGCGTTGGCCCCCTTCAACCTTGCACGAACCTGTGCCGTGCCGCAGGCCGCCAACACGCCCGCCACACAATGGTTGGCCAGCCTGAAACAAACGATCGGTGCCAACGCCGACAATGACGGCGTGTGCGGCACCATCACATGCCAAACAGTGCAGCGTGGCAACCCAGCTCGTACCGTCACCGAATGCACCGCAACCGTCGAATGGAACGACGAAGGCGGCAGCAACGACCGTAGCGCCAACGCGCGCAATCCCCGCCAGACCTCGTTGCAATCGACCATCGCGTTCTAA